A window of Desulfovibrio desulfuricans DSM 642 contains these coding sequences:
- a CDS encoding monovalent cation/H+ antiporter subunit D family protein, with the protein MDIVESVRPLAAILTALIGACLIMLTGRWPNVRETVSFVTAVVMFCIIASMIGDVAPAPMGLSHTLHLTLFPILPGLSVSFRADAFSMIFALVGSFLWIITVFYAAGYMRGLNEHAQTRFSACFALTLFGAMGVAFADNLFTLYLFYEVVSVCTYPLVAHHQDAEGYDGARKYIVYLTTTAKGLVLPAMIVIYVITGNLDFAHNSHTGILSAGASDALATVLYVCCVLGFAKNGIMPFHHWLPGAMVAPTPVSALLHAVAVVKVGVFCTTRVMLFVFGTDLMKSLNLGVPTAYFVSFTILAASIIALTKDNLKARLAYSTVSQLSYIVLGVALLTVDGIQGGIVHIANHAFSKITLFFCAGAIYVATHKKCISEMSGLGRSMPFTFAAFAVASLSMIGAPPVAGFVTKWKLLVGAMEMPTHSMGILLVLLASTLLNVAYFAPVTYKAFFGKRPEGEETGIREAPLSMVVPILIAAGVSVFIGIYPDAIMSFVKVVTG; encoded by the coding sequence ATGGATATTGTTGAATCCGTCAGACCCCTGGCCGCCATACTTACAGCGTTGATCGGCGCATGCCTGATAATGCTGACGGGGCGTTGGCCAAACGTGCGCGAAACAGTTTCGTTTGTAACAGCGGTGGTCATGTTCTGCATCATCGCTTCGATGATCGGTGATGTTGCACCCGCACCTATGGGGCTCAGTCACACGTTGCATCTTACGCTTTTTCCGATCCTGCCGGGGCTTTCGGTAAGCTTTCGGGCAGATGCGTTTTCCATGATATTTGCCCTTGTGGGCTCATTCTTGTGGATTATCACAGTTTTTTACGCGGCAGGGTACATGCGCGGCTTGAACGAGCATGCCCAGACGCGCTTCAGCGCCTGTTTTGCCCTGACGCTTTTTGGTGCCATGGGCGTGGCCTTTGCCGACAACCTGTTTACGCTCTACCTGTTCTATGAAGTGGTGAGCGTGTGTACCTACCCCCTTGTGGCCCACCATCAGGATGCCGAGGGCTATGACGGCGCGCGCAAGTATATTGTGTACCTGACCACCACGGCAAAAGGGCTGGTGCTGCCAGCCATGATCGTCATTTACGTGATCACGGGTAATCTGGACTTTGCCCACAACAGCCACACGGGCATTTTGTCTGCCGGGGCCAGCGATGCGCTGGCAACCGTGCTGTACGTCTGCTGCGTTCTGGGTTTTGCCAAGAACGGCATCATGCCGTTCCACCACTGGCTGCCGGGCGCGATGGTGGCTCCCACGCCTGTTTCGGCCCTGCTGCATGCGGTGGCGGTGGTCAAGGTGGGCGTGTTCTGCACCACGCGCGTCATGCTCTTTGTGTTTGGCACTGATTTGATGAAAAGCCTGAACCTCGGCGTGCCCACGGCCTACTTTGTTTCGTTCACCATTCTTGCGGCCTCCATCATTGCCCTGACCAAGGACAACCTCAAGGCGCGGCTGGCCTATTCAACCGTGAGCCAGCTTTCCTACATCGTGCTTGGCGTGGCGCTCCTGACCGTAGACGGGATACAGGGTGGCATAGTGCATATCGCCAACCACGCATTCTCAAAGATAACGCTCTTTTTCTGCGCGGGCGCGATCTATGTGGCAACGCACAAAAAGTGCATTTCTGAAATGAGCGGCCTTGGGCGCTCCATGCCTTTTACCTTTGCGGCCTTTGCCGTGGCCTCGCTTTCCATGATCGGCGCGCCGCCCGTGGCAGGGTTTGTGACCAAGTGGAAGCTGCTGGTGGGCGCTATGGAAATGCCCACGCATTCCATGGGCATATTGCTGGTGCTGCTGGCAAGTACGCTCCTGAACGTGGCCTACTTTGCGCCTGTGACCTACAAGGCATTTTTCGGCAAAAGGCCGGAAGGTGAAGAAACGGGCATTCGTGAAGCTCCGCTGAGCATGGTTGTGCCCATTCTCATAGCGGCTGGCGTTTCCGTGTTCATCGGCATTTACCCCGATGCCATCATGTCCTTCGTGAAGGTGGTGACAGGATGA
- a CDS encoding Na(+)/H(+) antiporter subunit D, translated as MTEPWIHPSAVLLLGAVILPLLPKALRRICIVLVPVLAFCAVLLMQGHNGVYGVLPFMKWQLIFGKVDALSMVFAYIMTLMCVIGSIYGLHVEEAAQHSVAWTYVAGSLGVIFCGDYLTLFLFWELMAFSSVFLVWFRRRKESLASGYRYLLVHTAGGLLLLAGLVLRYRATGDLTFGPIGVADPQLYTYLIMAGFILNAAVPPLHAWLPDAYGEATVTGAVFMCAFTTKTAVYVLARSFAGMEILVPLGVCMALYGVVYAVLENDARRLLAYHIISQVGYMVAAVGIGTPLAINGACAHAFAHILYKGLLFMGCGSVLHMTGVSKFTQLGGLYKKMPKTFVFTLVGGLSISAFPLFSGFVTKAMIVAAGFEAHNYWAGFLLTLASAGTFLHTGLKVPYFIWFGKNNCSKETWERAGDPPLNMQAAMAVAAFLCIFIGCYTPYLYDMLPFPDVAAQYHPYSAAHISETLQILLFTALGFFLLLKKLTPEPTISLDMDWFYRMGGRLFYWFARKPVQSVDNTVGEAWNRQGIVPLMRTARFWSWFDWHCIDTVVDGTARSVRALGGVLRQVQSGSLQINIISMAAVVALVLTLLALV; from the coding sequence ATGACTGAGCCATGGATTCACCCCTCCGCAGTTCTGTTGCTCGGCGCGGTAATTCTGCCGCTGCTGCCCAAGGCCCTGCGCCGGATATGTATTGTGCTTGTGCCGGTGCTGGCCTTTTGCGCCGTGCTGCTCATGCAGGGGCACAATGGCGTATATGGCGTGCTGCCCTTCATGAAATGGCAACTGATATTCGGCAAGGTCGATGCCCTGAGCATGGTCTTTGCCTACATCATGACCCTCATGTGCGTGATCGGCTCTATCTACGGCCTACATGTGGAAGAAGCTGCGCAGCATTCCGTCGCCTGGACCTATGTGGCGGGATCGCTGGGCGTCATCTTTTGCGGGGATTACCTGACGCTCTTCCTTTTTTGGGAGCTGATGGCCTTCTCCTCCGTATTCCTGGTGTGGTTCAGGCGGCGCAAGGAATCTCTGGCCTCTGGTTATCGCTATCTGCTGGTGCACACTGCGGGCGGTCTGCTGCTGCTGGCAGGGCTTGTGCTGCGCTATCGGGCCACGGGCGATCTCACCTTCGGCCCCATCGGCGTGGCTGATCCGCAGCTCTACACCTACCTGATCATGGCCGGATTTATCCTCAACGCGGCTGTGCCGCCCCTGCATGCATGGCTGCCCGATGCCTACGGCGAAGCCACGGTGACAGGCGCGGTGTTCATGTGCGCCTTTACCACCAAAACCGCCGTGTATGTGCTGGCGCGCAGCTTTGCGGGCATGGAAATTCTGGTGCCGCTTGGCGTGTGCATGGCCCTGTACGGCGTTGTGTACGCAGTGCTTGAAAACGACGCCCGCCGCCTGCTGGCCTACCACATCATCAGTCAGGTGGGGTACATGGTGGCCGCTGTGGGCATCGGTACGCCGCTGGCCATCAACGGCGCCTGCGCTCACGCTTTTGCCCACATTCTTTACAAGGGGCTGCTGTTCATGGGCTGCGGCTCGGTGCTGCACATGACGGGCGTGAGCAAGTTCACCCAGTTGGGCGGACTGTACAAAAAGATGCCCAAAACCTTTGTGTTCACGCTGGTGGGCGGGCTTTCCATCTCGGCCTTTCCGCTGTTCAGCGGCTTTGTGACCAAGGCCATGATCGTAGCCGCCGGATTTGAGGCGCACAATTACTGGGCGGGATTTCTGCTCACCCTGGCCTCTGCGGGCACCTTCCTGCACACGGGCCTGAAGGTTCCGTACTTCATCTGGTTCGGCAAAAACAACTGCTCCAAGGAAACATGGGAGCGCGCGGGCGATCCGCCGCTCAACATGCAGGCGGCCATGGCCGTGGCGGCGTTTTTGTGCATCTTTATCGGCTGCTACACGCCGTACCTGTACGACATGCTTCCCTTCCCCGATGTGGCGGCGCAGTACCACCCCTACAGCGCGGCGCATATTTCTGAAACCTTGCAGATACTGCTGTTTACGGCCCTGGGATTCTTTTTGCTGCTCAAAAAGCTCACGCCGGAGCCCACCATCAGTCTGGATATGGACTGGTTTTACCGCATGGGCGGCAGGCTGTTTTACTGGTTTGCGCGCAAGCCCGTGCAGTCTGTGGACAATACCGTGGGCGAGGCCTGGAACCGGCAGGGTATAGTGCCGCTCATGCGCACGGCGCGCTTTTGGTCATGGTTTGACTGGCACTGCATTGATACGGTGGTTGATGGCACGGCCCGCAGCGTGCGCGCTCTTGGCGGCGTGCTGCGGCAGGTGCAGAGCGGCAGCCTGCAAATAAACATTATTTCCATGGCCGCAGTGGTGGCCCTGGTGCTCACGCTGCTGGCTCTTGTCTGA
- a CDS encoding NADH-quinone oxidoreductase subunit M, which yields MDFLSMNTLGYPILSILVFLPLAGAVIVPLLPGENGVRVWTLLVTLANAVISLPLFTRFNPTSALYQFAEHHQWIASFNVNYTLGVDGISLLLVMMTTLIMPLCVLGSWKYIQKRVKEFMICLLVMETSMLGVFMALDLVLFYVLWEAMLIPMYLLIAVWGGPRKSYASIKFFLYTLAGSVFLLVAIVALYINQGTFSIPALMGQQYSERFQLLVFLAFFIAFAIKVPMFPFHTWLPAAHVEAPTAGSVILASVLLKMGTYGFLRFCLPITPGAAIGLLPALQWLSVAGILYGGLTALAQQDMKKLIAYSSVGHMGFVTLGIFALNQRGLEGALLQMINHGVTTGALFLCVGMVYERSHSRELSDAAGLGKFMPIYVTYLTFFSLSSLAFPGTNSFVGEFLILAGAFFNNKIVAVCAIPGAVLAAAYMLRMLQRVIWGGTNNPDQSRMYDLGWREAVTLAPLLVFVFWIGLAPEPFLRVMRPSLDHLLAQTGYHAPSALALAELIAR from the coding sequence ATGGATTTTCTGAGCATGAACACCTTGGGGTATCCCATCCTCAGCATCCTTGTTTTTCTGCCGCTGGCAGGGGCTGTCATTGTGCCTCTGCTTCCGGGAGAAAACGGGGTGCGGGTGTGGACGCTGCTGGTCACTCTGGCAAACGCCGTCATTTCACTGCCGCTGTTTACGCGGTTCAACCCCACATCCGCCCTGTACCAGTTTGCGGAGCACCACCAGTGGATTGCGAGCTTTAACGTCAACTACACCCTTGGCGTAGACGGCATTTCGCTGCTGCTGGTGATGATGACAACGCTCATCATGCCGCTGTGCGTGCTCGGCTCGTGGAAGTATATTCAGAAACGCGTAAAGGAATTCATGATCTGCCTGCTGGTGATGGAAACATCCATGCTCGGCGTGTTCATGGCGCTGGATCTGGTATTGTTCTATGTGCTGTGGGAAGCCATGCTTATTCCCATGTATTTGCTCATCGCCGTGTGGGGCGGGCCGCGCAAGAGCTACGCCTCCATCAAGTTCTTTCTGTACACCCTGGCAGGCTCGGTATTTCTGCTGGTGGCCATTGTGGCCCTGTACATCAATCAGGGTACGTTCAGCATTCCCGCGCTCATGGGACAGCAGTATTCCGAGCGCTTCCAGTTGTTGGTATTTCTGGCTTTTTTCATCGCTTTTGCCATCAAGGTGCCCATGTTTCCCTTCCACACATGGCTGCCTGCGGCCCATGTGGAAGCCCCGACAGCAGGCTCGGTGATTCTGGCCTCGGTGCTGCTTAAAATGGGTACATACGGATTTTTGCGCTTTTGCCTGCCCATCACGCCCGGCGCGGCTATCGGCCTGCTGCCTGCCTTGCAGTGGCTCTCGGTAGCGGGAATCCTTTACGGCGGCCTGACCGCCCTTGCGCAGCAGGACATGAAGAAGCTCATTGCCTACTCAAGCGTTGGGCACATGGGTTTTGTGACTCTGGGCATCTTTGCCCTGAACCAGCGTGGGCTTGAAGGCGCGCTGTTACAGATGATCAATCACGGCGTCACCACAGGGGCTTTGTTTCTCTGCGTGGGCATGGTGTACGAGCGTTCGCACAGCCGCGAGCTCTCGGATGCGGCGGGGCTTGGCAAGTTCATGCCCATCTATGTGACGTACCTGACGTTTTTCTCGCTGTCGTCGCTGGCCTTTCCCGGCACAAACAGTTTTGTGGGCGAGTTTCTTATTCTTGCCGGGGCATTTTTCAACAACAAGATCGTGGCTGTCTGCGCCATTCCCGGCGCAGTACTGGCGGCGGCATACATGCTGCGGATGTTGCAGCGGGTGATCTGGGGCGGCACCAATAATCCAGACCAGTCGCGCATGTACGATCTTGGCTGGCGCGAGGCTGTGACCCTGGCCCCGCTGCTGGTGTTTGTTTTCTGGATTGGGCTGGCTCCGGAACCGTTTTTGCGCGTCATGAGGCCCAGCCTTGACCATCTGCTGGCGCAGACCGGCTACCATGCCCCGAGCGCATTGGCCCTTGCTGAACTTATTGCGCGTTGA
- a CDS encoding NADH-quinone oxidoreductase subunit N, with product MNAHLFAPELVLLAGCLLAFCMTLTEARTQTLRLLVLCVGAAFAATSVLCLFAKGTLFYGAYRVDLFSQLVKCVMSIGFTLMLLFGADTKGISVRMRPEYYFFLLTSLLGLTLLSSSVELITLFIALELSSYSLYLLVPMRTPSDSMRAPMEAAIKYLLFGVTASGIMLFGMSWIFGIVGSTYLDQILPAIRAAGSHAAPLVGLLMLFCGMFFKLAVFPFHFWAPDVYQGASNDTTAFIASIPKIVAVAVLARFCAMAYPGEGHVALLLTGLSIASMCYGNLTALVQTDVKRMLGFSGIAHAGYILMGMATLQGWGIATALYYATGYLFMMLAAFLVLCVVSPDGRNLSIKDLNGLSRRSPMLAFVLGVSMFALAGIPPFVGFMGKFMLLTGAWRAGHTALVIIAAINTAIGIYYYLQVVRAVYTEAAQHDAEPIVPHAGARMAGICLVGLVLALGIAPESMIRLATEAVLAAW from the coding sequence ATGAACGCACATCTTTTTGCACCGGAACTGGTTCTTCTTGCAGGGTGTCTGCTGGCATTTTGCATGACTCTGACGGAAGCCCGGACGCAAACCCTGCGCCTGCTGGTTCTTTGCGTTGGGGCAGCCTTTGCCGCCACATCTGTTCTTTGCCTTTTTGCCAAGGGAACCCTGTTTTACGGAGCCTACAGGGTAGACCTGTTTTCACAGCTGGTAAAATGCGTGATGTCCATCGGTTTCACCCTGATGCTGCTTTTTGGGGCGGACACCAAGGGGATTTCTGTGCGCATGCGCCCGGAGTATTATTTCTTTCTGCTTACAAGCCTGCTGGGCCTGACTCTGCTTTCAAGCAGTGTGGAGCTGATCACCCTGTTCATCGCCCTTGAACTGTCTTCGTATTCGCTCTATCTGCTGGTGCCCATGCGTACCCCCTCGGACAGCATGCGCGCGCCCATGGAAGCGGCCATCAAGTATCTGCTCTTTGGCGTGACGGCATCGGGCATCATGCTCTTTGGCATGAGCTGGATTTTTGGCATCGTGGGCAGCACCTATCTTGACCAGATATTGCCTGCCATAAGGGCAGCCGGGTCACATGCCGCCCCTCTGGTGGGCCTGCTGATGCTCTTTTGCGGTATGTTCTTCAAGCTGGCGGTGTTTCCCTTCCATTTCTGGGCGCCGGATGTGTACCAGGGCGCATCCAACGACACCACGGCCTTTATCGCCTCCATACCCAAGATTGTGGCCGTGGCCGTGCTGGCGCGGTTCTGCGCCATGGCATATCCCGGCGAGGGGCACGTGGCGCTGCTGCTGACCGGGCTTTCCATAGCGTCCATGTGCTACGGCAACCTCACGGCGTTGGTGCAGACAGACGTCAAGCGCATGCTTGGCTTTTCGGGCATTGCGCATGCCGGGTACATCCTCATGGGTATGGCGACCCTGCAAGGTTGGGGTATCGCCACGGCGCTCTATTATGCCACAGGCTATCTGTTTATGATGCTGGCGGCATTTCTGGTGCTGTGCGTGGTTTCGCCCGATGGGCGGAACCTGAGCATCAAGGATCTGAACGGCCTTTCGCGGCGCTCGCCCATGCTGGCCTTTGTGCTGGGCGTGAGCATGTTTGCACTGGCGGGCATTCCGCCCTTTGTGGGCTTTATGGGCAAGTTCATGCTGCTGACGGGCGCGTGGCGGGCTGGGCATACGGCCCTGGTTATCATTGCCGCCATCAACACAGCCATTGGCATCTACTACTATTTGCAGGTGGTGCGCGCCGTGTATACCGAGGCCGCGCAGCATGATGCGGAACCCATTGTGCCGCACGCTGGCGCGCGTATGGCGGGCATATGCCTTGTGGGGCTGGTTCTGGCTCTTGGCATTGCGCCTGAAAGCATGATCCGGCTGGCTACAGAAGCCGTGCTTGCCGCATGGTAG
- a CDS encoding nitroreductase family protein — MKEIHFTVDPQKCVQCNACITDCPRHIISISGGLPWVSPILEANCLECQHCLAVCPTGAVSIFGLKAENSIELSAEKIPAAIQMHTLLRGRRSVRQYSTENVPARMIDDLLATLANTPTGCNDRTLRFAVVDDHSVMQKLRIRVIESIENKMECHELMPDFLSAAVAAYRQQGVDEIFRGAPHLLVVSAAETASTPLQDISLSLAYFELLAQCSGLGTTWCGFLKFAVDAAPELRPILGLDTETPFYAMLFGYPAVRYHRTVQRDDAAKIRHVFL; from the coding sequence ATGAAAGAGATACATTTTACAGTTGATCCACAAAAGTGCGTCCAGTGCAATGCATGCATAACCGACTGTCCTCGCCATATAATTTCCATCTCTGGCGGTTTGCCTTGGGTTTCGCCCATACTGGAGGCAAACTGCCTTGAATGTCAGCATTGCCTGGCCGTATGCCCGACGGGGGCTGTAAGCATCTTTGGCCTCAAGGCAGAAAACAGCATTGAACTGAGCGCAGAAAAAATACCCGCTGCAATCCAGATGCACACACTGTTACGGGGACGGCGCAGTGTACGCCAGTACAGTACGGAAAATGTACCAGCCAGAATGATTGATGATCTTCTCGCCACGCTGGCAAATACACCAACAGGCTGTAATGATCGCACCTTGAGGTTTGCTGTGGTAGATGACCACAGTGTGATGCAAAAACTACGCATCAGGGTGATTGAATCAATTGAGAACAAAATGGAATGCCATGAGTTGATGCCAGATTTTTTATCGGCGGCTGTGGCAGCCTATCGGCAACAGGGAGTAGATGAAATTTTTAGAGGCGCGCCGCACTTGCTTGTTGTCTCTGCGGCAGAGACCGCAAGCACACCTCTGCAAGATATTTCTCTGTCTCTGGCATATTTTGAATTGCTCGCCCAATGCAGCGGATTGGGTACAACATGGTGCGGATTCCTGAAATTTGCAGTTGATGCCGCTCCAGAATTGCGTCCTATTCTCGGTCTGGATACAGAAACACCTTTTTATGCAATGCTTTTTGGGTATCCGGCGGTTCGCTATCACCGCACAGTGCAACGCGACGATGCCGCGAAAATCAGGCACGTTTTCTTGTAG
- a CDS encoding nuclear transport factor 2 family protein yields MNTSMPKPVEIFMEIMNTADTEKLDSCLASTAVLFDPAENNEISGINAIKDFVTDSKEKFDLCTTVIDATSTAESTNVITLTKGNFPGSPQKFSYEFIVKHGLIQNINILPA; encoded by the coding sequence ATGAATACCAGCATGCCAAAACCCGTGGAAATATTTATGGAAATAATGAACACTGCCGACACTGAAAAACTGGACAGTTGCCTGGCTAGCACGGCTGTGCTCTTTGACCCGGCCGAAAACAATGAAATCAGCGGAATAAATGCCATTAAAGACTTTGTTACAGATTCAAAAGAAAAATTTGATCTTTGCACAACAGTTATTGATGCAACTTCTACCGCCGAAAGCACAAATGTCATAACGCTGACAAAAGGAAATTTTCCAGGGAGTCCGCAAAAATTTTCTTATGAATTCATTGTCAAACACGGGTTGATACAAAATATCAACATCCTGCCAGCGTAG
- a CDS encoding helix-turn-helix transcriptional regulator: MKIDRLLSIVMILLEKKKVSASELAQTFEVSVRTIYRDVDTINQAGLPVVTYPGAKGGIGILESYKAEKRFFTSQDVTMILMGLGSIRTSYSSAEVAGAIAKIKGLVPEAERKAIELQAGQVSIDLTPWSNNHAGMAALVKIQQALKDNRLLEFDYNDRKGQRSARRVEPYKLILKRRSWYLGGYCLMREGMRLFKVSRMAETKLCKESFSPRSVTTEDFIVRNFDDAECMDGIIRISARARETIVELFGDAALEQENENTWLARIPLTDNDQGHSFVASLGSDAEVLAPECIRESMKEYFKKALNIYC; the protein is encoded by the coding sequence GTGAAAATTGACCGTCTTTTGTCAATTGTGATGATTTTGCTGGAAAAGAAAAAAGTAAGCGCCTCAGAACTTGCCCAGACGTTTGAAGTATCTGTGCGAACCATTTATCGCGATGTTGATACAATAAATCAGGCGGGTTTGCCCGTGGTCACGTACCCTGGTGCAAAGGGGGGCATCGGCATTCTTGAAAGCTACAAGGCGGAAAAGCGTTTCTTCACGTCGCAGGATGTGACCATGATCCTGATGGGGCTGGGCAGTATTCGCACGTCTTATTCAAGTGCCGAGGTGGCAGGAGCAATTGCAAAAATCAAAGGGCTTGTTCCTGAGGCAGAGCGCAAGGCAATTGAATTGCAGGCAGGACAGGTATCAATTGATTTGACGCCCTGGAGCAACAATCATGCTGGTATGGCAGCGCTCGTGAAAATTCAGCAGGCCCTGAAGGATAATAGGCTATTGGAGTTTGATTATAATGACCGTAAAGGCCAGCGGAGCGCCCGCCGCGTAGAACCATACAAACTGATTCTTAAAAGAAGAAGCTGGTATCTTGGGGGATATTGCCTGATGCGTGAGGGCATGCGCCTTTTTAAAGTTTCACGTATGGCTGAAACAAAACTGTGCAAGGAATCGTTCTCTCCGCGATCTGTTACTACAGAAGATTTTATTGTTCGAAATTTTGACGATGCAGAATGCATGGATGGAATAATACGGATATCCGCAAGGGCCAGAGAGACAATTGTGGAACTGTTTGGTGATGCTGCGCTTGAGCAGGAGAATGAAAATACGTGGCTGGCCCGTATTCCATTAACTGACAATGATCAGGGGCACAGTTTTGTTGCCAGCCTTGGCAGCGATGCAGAAGTGCTCGCCCCTGAATGCATCAGGGAAAGCATGAAAGAGTATTTCAAAAAGGCCCTGAACATCTATTGTTAA